In Polypterus senegalus isolate Bchr_013 chromosome 12, ASM1683550v1, whole genome shotgun sequence, the following are encoded in one genomic region:
- the LOC120541106 gene encoding tubulin beta-4B chain-like: MREIVHLQAGQCGNQIGAKFWEVISDEHGIDPTGTYHGDSDLQLERISVYYNEATGGKYVPRAILVDLEPGTMDSVRSGPFGQIFRPDNFVFGQSGAGNNWAKGHYTEGAELVDSVLDVVRKEAESCDCLQGFQLTHSLGGGTGSGMGTLLISKIREEYPDRIMNTFSVVPSPKVSDTVVEPYNATLSVHQLVENTDETYCIDNEALYDICFRTLKLTTPTYGDLNHLVSATMSGVTTCLRFPGQLNADLRKLAVNMVPFPRLHFFMPGFAPLTSRGSQQYRALTVPELTQQMFDAKNMMAACDPRHGRYLTVAAVFRGRMSMKEVDEQMLNVQNKNSSYFVEWIPNNVKTAVCDIPPRGLKMAATFIGNSTAIQELFKRISEQFTAMFRRKAFLHWYTGEGMDEMEFTEAESNMNDLVSEYQQYQDATAEEGEFEEEAEEEVA; encoded by the exons ATGCGCGAAATTGTCCACCTGCAAGCCggccagtgcggaaaccagattGGAGCCAag TTCTGGGAGGTCATCAGTGATGAGCATGGAATTGACCCAACTGGCACCTATCATGGGGACAGCGATCTACAACTGGAGCGGATAAGCGTCTATTACAACGAGGCCACAG GTGGAAAATACGTGCCAAGAGCCATCCTGGTGGACCTGGAACCTGGGACCATGGACTCTGTGCGCTCAGGCCCCTTTGGACAGATCTTCAGACCCGACAACTTTGTATTTG GTCAGAGCGGTGCTGGGAACAACTGGGCGAAAGGCCACTACACAGAGGGCGCCGAGCTTGTCGACTCCGTCCTGGATGTGGTGAGGAAGGAAGCTGAGAGCTGCGACTGCCTGCAAGGGTTCCAGCTCACCCACTCCCTTGGGGGAGGCACTGGCTCAGGTATGGGCACCCTGCTGATCAGCAAGATCCGTGAGGAGTACCCCGACCGCATCATGAACACCTTCAGCGTGGTGCCCTCCCCTAAAGTCTCCGACACCGTAGTGGAGCCCTACAATGCCACCCTGTCTGTGCACCAACTGGTAGAGAACACGGATGAAACCTACTGCATCGACAACGAGGCTCTGTATGACATCTGCTTCCGCACACTTAAGCTGACCACCCCAACCTATGGGGACCTTAACCACCTGGTCTCTGCCACCATGAGCGGCGTCACGACCTGTCTTCGTTTCCCCGGGCAGCTGAACGCCGACTTGAGGAAGCTCGCCGTCAACATGGTCCCCTTTCCCCGTCTGCACTTCTTCATGCCAGGTTTTGCCCCCCTGACCAGCCGAGGAAGTCAGCAATACCGAGCCCTTACCGTGCCTGAGCTCACCCAGCAGATGTTCGATGCCAAGAACATGATGGCCGCCTGTGATCCACGCCACGGCCGCTATCTGACCGTTGCAGCTGTTTTCCGTGGTCGCATGTCCATGAAGGAAGTGGATGAGCAGATGCTCAACGTCCAGAACAAGAACAGCAGCTACTTTGTGGAGTGGATCCCCAATAATGTCAAGACAGCAGTGTGTGACATCCCACCACGCGGTCTCAAAATGGCAGCCACCTTCATCGGCAACAGTACAGCTATCCAGGAGCTGTTCAAACGCATTTCTGAGCAGTTTACCGCCATGTTCAGACGAAAGGCTTTCCTCCATTGGTACACTGGTGAAGGCATGGATGAAATGGAATTCACCGAGGCTGAGAGCAACATGAACGACCTGGTATCCGAGTACCAGCAGTACCAAGATGCCACTGCCGAAGAGGGAGAATTTGAGGAGGAAGCAGAGGAGGAAGTCGCTTGA
- the LOC120541403 gene encoding E3 ubiquitin-protein ligase TRIM11-like, translating to MSSTLSDLEAELLCSICLDVYHEPVLLGCGHNFCYECLSRLWDSHTNGKSFSCPECRAEYQERPAPQRNLKLSSIIERYRANRTPHHCSDGCPHHGQPWKYYSRQKSCCLCESCLMEGGHKAGPGLQLLDEALARRKAALQEETARLRRSLAALSSSLDWLQEAQAKLQADRSRLRAQVLGLFTDIRNLVAEEEKSVLAAIDREERLEVARLEERVQDLVGKQRAVSKALQKAVSAATLTLDEDAPTVMGALQTALEQLLAADVRVNPCTVHRRELDRGAISQTGKEVTSFMRRLGQSITSCSSTGHKQHILVQMVPASPTLERNPRAEPNHLQPAQLTLDVNTAHRNLLLSRDLQAAEWTEKCQPHPPRPERFKLQPQVLCTQGFTTGSHFWDVELMGTKRWEVGATCKGPGNTWVDSCISWVLRWDGRQLQAFQGSTRYSCHAPSQAMTAPFKLRVRLECERKTISFYEIGGEAGQWEKDGQLLHVFNIRICGPVHPGFYLDHASIRLL from the coding sequence ATGTCGTCTACTTTGTCTGACCTGGAGGCTGAGCTGCTGTGCTCCATCTGCCTAGACGTGTACCACGAGCCGGTGCTGCTGGGCTGTGGGCACAACTTCTGTTATGAGTGCTTGAGCCGACTGTGGGACAGCCACACCAATGGGAAAAGCTTCTCCTGCCCAGAGTGCCGGGCTGAGTACCAGGAGCGGCCTGCCCCTCAGAGGAACCTGAAGCTGTCCAGTATCATCGAGCGCTACCGGGCTAACCGGACCCCACATCATTGCTCAGATGGCTGCCCACACCATGGCCAGCCCTGGAAATACTACAGTCGACAGAAGAGCTGCTGTCTCTGTGAGTCGTGCTTGATGGAGGGCGGCCATAAAGCGGGTCCTGGCCTGCAGCTCCTGGACGAGGCCCTGGCGAGAAGGAAAGCCGCCCTGCAGGAAGAAACGGCCAGGCTGAGACGGTCGCTGGCGGCACTGAGCAGCTCGCTGGACTGGCTGCAGGAAGCACAGGCCAAGCTGCAAGCGGACAGGAGCCGACTGCGGGCGCAAGTGCTGGGGCTCTTCACCGACATCAGGAACTTGGTGGCAGAGGAAGAGAAGAGTGTGCTGGCTGCCATCGACAGAGAGGAGCGTCTGGAGGTAGCCAGGCTGGAGGAGCGCGTGCAGGACCTGGTGGGGAAGCAGCGGGCGGTGAGCAAAGCCCTCCAGAAAGCGGTCTCAGCTGCCACTCTCACGCTTGATGAGGACGCACCCACTGTCATGGGGGCACTCCAGACGGCTTTGGAGCAGCTGTTGGCAGCCGATGTGCGTGTTAACCCCTGCACGGTGCACCGGAGGGAACTGGACAGGGGTGCCATCAGCCAGACGGGCAAGGAGGTGACCAGTTTTATGAGACGTCTGGGCCAGAGCATCACCAGCTGCAGCAGCACCGGGCACAAGCAGCACATCTTGGTGCAGATGGTACCAGCATCCCCGACTTTGGAGCGAAACCCTAGAGCAGAACCGAATCACCTCCAGCCAGCCCAGCTCACCCTGGATGTCAATACTGCCCACCGCAATCTCCTCCTTTCCAGGGACTTGCAGGCCGCTGAGTGGACAGAAAAGTGCCAGCCTCACCCGCCGCGCCCGGAGCGCTTCAAACTGCAGCCACAGGTACTGTGCACCCAGGGATTCACCACAGGCAGCCACTTTTGGGATGTGGAGCTGATGGGCACCAAGAGATGGGAGGTGGGTGCCACCTGTAAGGGGCCTGGAAACACATGGGTGGACTCATGCATATCCTGGGTGCTGCGCTGGGATGGTCGACAACTGCAGGCTTTCCAGGGCAGTACACGCTACTCGTGCCATGCCCCGAGTCAAGCCATGACAGCACCCTTCAAGCTGAGGGTGCGTCTGGAATGTGAGCGCAAGACCATCTCCTTCTATGAAATTGGTGGCGAGGCTGGGCAGTGGGAGAAGGATGGGCAGCTGCTGCATGTGTTCAACATCAGAATATGTGGCCCGGTGCACCCCGGCTTCTATTTGGACCATGCCAGTATCAGACTTCTATGA